From Cinclus cinclus chromosome 26, bCinCin1.1, whole genome shotgun sequence, one genomic window encodes:
- the FABP3 gene encoding fatty acid-binding protein, heart isoform X1 — protein sequence MRTLFKAAAGPEQLQAVPRSQPAGPPLLCSPPSPLTMVDAFVGTWKMVDTNNFDEYMKALGVGFATRQVAAFTKPTTIIELDGDKVTVKTQSTFKNTEITFKLGEEFDETTADDRHVKSVVTLDGGKLVHVQKWDGKETSLVRELKDGKLILTLTMGNVVSTRTYEKAT from the exons ATGAGGACATTATTTAAGGCGGCTGCGGGGCCGGAGCAGCTGCAGGCGGTGCCACGCTCGCAGCCGGCCGGACCCCCGCTCCTCTGCAGCCCCCCGAGCCCTCTCACCATGGTTGACGCCTTCGTGGGCACCTGGAAGATGGTGGACACCAACAATTTCGATGAGTACATGAAGGCACTGG GCGTGGGCTTCGCCACGCGGCAGGTGGCCGCCTTCACCAAGCCCACCACCATCATCGAGCTGGACGGCGACAAGGTCACCGTGAAGACCCAGAGCACCTTCAAGAACACCGAGATCACCTTCAAGCTGGGCGAGGAGTTCGATGAGACCACGGCGGACGACAGGCACGTCAAG TCTGTGGTCACACTGGATGGAGGCAAACTCGTCCACGTGCAGAAGTGGGACGGGAAGGAGACATCGCTGGTCCGGGAGCTGAAGGATGGGAAATTAATTCTG ACTCTCACCATGGGCAACGTCGTCTCCACCCGCACCTACGAGAAGGCGACATAG
- the FABP3 gene encoding fatty acid-binding protein, heart isoform X2 — MVDAFVGTWKMVDTNNFDEYMKVAASCPSTPPHPSAPGVGFATRQVAAFTKPTTIIELDGDKVTVKTQSTFKNTEITFKLGEEFDETTADDRHVKSVVTLDGGKLVHVQKWDGKETSLVRELKDGKLILTLTMGNVVSTRTYEKAT; from the exons ATGGTTGACGCCTTCGTGGGCACCTGGAAGATGGTGGACACCAACAATTTCGATGAGTACATGAAG GTGGCTGCATCGTGCCCCTCCACACCCCCTCACCCCTCGGCCCCAGGCGTGGGCTTCGCCACGCGGCAGGTGGCCGCCTTCACCAAGCCCACCACCATCATCGAGCTGGACGGCGACAAGGTCACCGTGAAGACCCAGAGCACCTTCAAGAACACCGAGATCACCTTCAAGCTGGGCGAGGAGTTCGATGAGACCACGGCGGACGACAGGCACGTCAAG TCTGTGGTCACACTGGATGGAGGCAAACTCGTCCACGTGCAGAAGTGGGACGGGAAGGAGACATCGCTGGTCCGGGAGCTGAAGGATGGGAAATTAATTCTG ACTCTCACCATGGGCAACGTCGTCTCCACCCGCACCTACGAGAAGGCGACATAG
- the LOC134053902 gene encoding cAMP-dependent protein kinase inhibitor beta-like, translating into MTEVEPVLDFASSGRTGRRNALPDILGSPAGVSPADLPLKLAEMSLSAGSAQDMQSPSAEVPSPQPPSPELKDTS; encoded by the exons ATGACTGAAGTGGAACCCGTGCTGGACTTCGCATCCTCCGGCAGGACGGGCCGGCGCAATGCCCTGCCCGACATCCTGGGCTCACCCGCCGGTGTCAGCCCCGCGGACCTGCCCCTCAAACTGGCTGAGATGTCCCTGAGCGCAG gcagtgcccagGACATGCAGTCGCCCTCAGCGGAGGTGCCCTCTCCGCAGCCCCCCAGCCCCGAGCTGAAGGACACGTCCTAA